GTCGAGCGCGGCGATCCCGTCGGCCGCGACCGCAACCTCGTAGCCTTCCGCCTCAAGATTCAGCTGCAGCCCTTCGGCAATGTGCTCTTCGTCTTCGACAACTAATATGCGTTTCATGCAACCTTCTCCAACGGCAGCCGGATGCGGAAGGTACAACCGCGATCGCGACCCTCTGAGTACAGCTCAACCGTCCCGCCGTGCTCGGTAACGATTTGTTTTACGAGAAATAGGCCGATGCCGGTTCCTTTGACCGAACGCGTGTTCTCCATACCCGTTCGATAGAAGCGCTCAAAGACCTTCTTCAACTCGTGTTTTTCCACACCAACGCCTTCATCCACGAACAGCAATTCGGCTTGATCGCCGCGCCGGCGCGCGCTGATGCTCAGCCGGCGCCGTACCTCCGGCGAGTACTTGATCGCGTTATCGACCAATGCCGTTACGACTCTCCGTAACGCGTGATAGTCGGTCTTGACGATCAGTTCCTTCTCAAGATCGAGGGTCAACTTCATTTTATGACGGTCGATCAGAGCCTGCAACCCCTCCAGATACTCGACCAGATCATTCGACAGGTTAGTCTCAACCAGCTTGGCCCGATGGCCGCGCTGGGACAATCGCCCGGCCTCCAGAACGTTGTCGACCAGCCCTTCCAATCTTTCGCAGTCGTCAAGCATGCGCGGGACGAATCCCTTGATCTTCTCCTGGTCAAATTTGCCGGAGGCCATCGATTCCAGGTACAACTTGATCGAAGCCACCGGGATTTTCAGCTCGTGCGTAACCGCATGGATGAAGTTCTCCTGCTGATGCTTCAGGCTCTCCGACTGCCGCAGGGTGCGATAGATCATGAAGGCGCCCAATAGCGTCAACAATACGAAGAATGATCCCTCCATGGCGAACATGACGACGCGGCGGCGGGCGCGCTCCTGAACTTCCGCGGTTACCCCCGCTTTGACACTGAACATCGATGGTTCAAACCACGGATTGCGATACTCGCCCTGCCGCGGCGCGGCCGTGAACTGCAAATCGGCATTCAACTCCGTCGTAAGCTGCGCAGGATAGGTCGGATCCAGAAAGATCGCGGCCCGATGATTCGCGCCGACGCTCAGGTAGAAGCTGGAATCAACCTCCCCGGAAGTTATCAGCAGCGCTCCCGTCGGACCGAACAACTGGTAACCTCTCACTGCCGGATCGGCCAGCAACAGGTCGAGTGCTGCCCGCAGATGTCCGATATTATCGACGCTGACGAACGATTCCGCCTCATACGCCAGCCGGTCATAGGATCGGTTCAGAATCAGCGAAGCCAGTTGTGCTGCCGCCGCCGTCTGTCGCTCGTGGAACTCGATCTGTTCCTTGGAAATCATGACTTGAAAGTACACCCACCAGATGATCTGGCCGATGCAGACAATGACAAGCGCGATGAACAGCGCCAGCGCCAACCCCGCCGGACGTGCCAATCGATGTTTGATCCTAATGATGCACCCTCCTGCCGGATTCGATCTGCGGCAGAATGAATTGCCGCGCCATCACAGGGGCAATGTAATCATGAAAATCGGCTTTTCAATACCGTTTGCATCCGAAACGGCCTCGGCCTGGTCGGCCAGACGATAGAATAATTCGGCGAGCAGAGCTCCAGCAACAGCGCCGACTGCAACATCGGAAAGAAAATGCTTGTAGCAGCGAATCCGGGTCACACCGACGTAGCTGCTCCAACTGAAAAGAACGGTCGGCGGCAGCCATCGCCAGTTGTGGTAGTCGCTGGAAGACAGTCGTTGCCGCATTGCGGTGCGGACCCGCTTGTTCAGGTAGGTCATTGCGAAGAAGGAACTGGAGGCGTGCCCGGAAAAGAATGACTTGCGCGTCTCGGAATAGTCCGGCTCGTGCCTGCGCGCCGAGTCCGGATAGTAGTATTGAAAAGGTCGTGGGCGTGCGATGAGGTGCTTGGCGATGCCGGTCACACCGGCCGTTGCCCAGATCCCGCAGTTGTAGAGGTATAGATCCTGCAAAGCATCCTTGCCGGGTCGCCGTTCTGGCCAGGTAAGATTGACGGCAGCTAATCCCAGAGCACCCGCAACCGGCGTGATCGCTGAACCGATATCGCCATCCAGAAAATTGGACTTGCCCGCAAAGTATCGCCCGCCCAGCGCATGCGCCGCCCAGTTGTCAAGCAGGATCGGGCGATTGATCAAGGCCGGTTGCGCGCTGTCGTTTGGGGGAAGGGATTGCTCCACAATCAATGGCACAGCCGCTCCTACCCCGATCAACACGCTCTTGCGTTCGGTCAGATATGTCTTCCGTAAACTTGTCGCTGTGCCGTCGCCCGGCAGGAGTATCAGAATCCACGCGACCAGCGCGAGCGACGGTAGCAGAAGAGTGGGTCTGGAGTAAAACCGCATTCTCTTAATCAAGATGCTCGATACCGACCAACTCCAGTTGCCCGGTTTCGGGATGGAACCATAGCCACGCGAGTGCCGGTTTGCTCCAGCTGCTGTCGCTGCGTTTGGTTTCGATACGGATTTCGACTAGGTGATCGCGGTCGGAAGGCGATTTGTGCGCTGCGAAGGCGGCGGCAACCTTCGCGATCAAATCCTGATTCAGCTCAATCGAAGTCTCGGTGAACTGCGTCCATTCGGAGACAGCGCGATCTCGTGCGCGACACGTCCAGCGGTACTTGGTTGTCGACGCTGTCTCCAAACTGTACCGCACGGCCAGGTCGTCAAATCGCAGTCGCGGTCCGGCCGGCGATATTTCAAGTGTAAAGTCGTCCAGCGGATTGACCCGACCAAACCAGTAACGGCCGATCTTCTCGCGCCGCTCCATGAGCGTCTTGATCAGATACGCTTCGGCTTCAGGATCGGAATACTTACCGGCGGCGACGAGGGCGCGCAAATACTCCTCACGCCATGCCATGACCACCTTGGCGCCCCAATAAGCATCACGCGCGGTCAGATTTTCGAAGGCCGGGTTGGGGACAATAACATCCCATTTGTTCGGCTGAAAGATCTCCGACTCGAAATAGCCGATTGTCTTGTATTGGTAGGGTTGGGCGTCTTCCCAGCCCCACTTCTTCAGCCCCAGTGTGAACCATGACACCAAGACATCGCGGAGGTCGAATATGTTGCAGTATCCCTGCTTCGGCCCCTTCGGCCGATTGCTGTTGGCCCCGAAGGTCGACCCGAAATCAATCAAATGGTGTTTGACATAGCGGCGCTCGCCTTCGGTCACGTACAAGTCGAGCGTATTCTGGTCCTTGGCGTCATAGTGATTGATGAGCGAAGCGATCACATACAGCCCGCGCAATTCGCGGCGATTCTCGTGCGGACACCAATCATTGGGGTCGTCCTTCCTGCGTCCGTCATAGCTGAATGGTCCCACGACCTTGCCGGGGAGTAATTTTGAGGCCAATGAGCGAATGCGGCCATCAGGAAGCCGGTAGACGTCCTTGAGCATGTCGTCAAGATATTCCTGCGTAAACTCGCGCGTTTTCCCCGAGCGGTCGGTGAAGGTAATTCCGGGCTGAATCTGGAGCTGTTCCGGCCGCCAATAAACAATGGTCTCCTCCGGGACATTATAACCGCAGGCATGAAAGTAGCGTGAACCCATGGCCGCGGCCGCCGTGGCAATCTCCGGATTATCCGATGGATCAAACTTCATGATGTATTGATCGCCGCGCACATCCTTGATCCAGAACCCGATGGTGAAACCCTGTATCTTTGGACGGGAGACAATCCACGGACCGGTGGTGTCGGGGCCGGGAGCGTCATTCGGACCCCGCTCAACTTCAGCCGGATCGATAGCATCGATGCCGATCCGGTTTGTGAACCAGCTGCTGTTGGCCACTCCGTCGAATCGCGTCATGTTGTAAGCTTCACGTGGCCGACCGATCAGCTTGCGGAAGTTGCGATCCATGTCCAGCAACTGCTCGCCCTGTTCCCACACCGACCGGTCCAGCGATTGCCAGGCAAGCACCGGATCTGCCAGTTTCGGCGCGGGAATCGTCTGGTTGTCGTGCTCGCTTGACGGTTCTCCCCCCGGATGATAGACGAGCTTGTGACTGCTGCAGCCCACCGTCACGGCCGCAATCAGCAGGAGTCCAAACCCAATTCTCACCAGTCGCTCCCGAGTTCGAAGTAAAGACGCCAGCTTTCGTCGGAATAGGCGACTTGCGCGCTGAGGACAACCTCCTCGCTACGCCAGACTCGCAAGCCGGTGCCGAGACTTTCCGACCAATTACGCAGCGTGAACTCCTCGGTCACTGATGAAAAAACCCTTCCCGCCTCGGCGAAGATGAAGGCATCAATCATGTCCCAGATCGGATAGCGATACTCCAGTGTCGCCAACATGCGGTCGTTGTCGACGAAGCGGCTGCTGAGAAATCCGCGCAGGTCGTCGCGGCCGCCCAACCGACTCTTGAGGTAGAAGGGAAGCACACCGTCGTCCTCGTCGGCGTCGACGGTCTCCGCGAGCAAGCGTATCGCCAGGATTCGTTTCTTGTAGATATTGAAGTAGTGCGCGATCTCGCCGGAGACCGCCACGAACCGGATGTCATCGAAATGGCCGACGCCGTGGCTGTAGGCAATCGCCAGCCGCTCGCGTCCGCCGGCGGACGGCTGGCCTTTGACATCGCGCCAGTCATGATCGATTGCCACGCCGCCGCGGATCAAGCGACTGCGGCGGAAATCGGCCGCCGCCATGCCGAACTTGTCTTGGATTTCATTCAGATCCGTGACCAGAGTCTTGTTCTTGCCACCGCTGATATTGCTGGCAACAAACGCGGCTTCAAAATCAATCTGCCATTGCGGACCGACGCGCCAGTTGTTGACGGCCGCGAATTCAGTCTGCTCCAGTGCAAACGAAACCTTGTCCTCATCGCGACTGGTGTATCCGAGGCCATAGAAGTTTTCGCGCGGTCGCCAGCGGTAGGCAGCGCGCAAGCTCAGACCGGATCGTTTCGAGAATAGCTGCGGCGCGACATAACTGGTTTCGAAGCGCTTATACTGGTGCGTTGAGAGCGTCCCGACGATGCGCCAGCGATCGTGCGGTGAAAAGACTTGCGTCCTGGTATAGCTGAGGCCAAGCCTGACACCGCCGTTGGAACTGTAGGACACTACCGGTGCCGGGCCCAACGACGGCTGAAACGAGAACACATAATTGGCGAACCGCCGCACCGTGGGGTTACGGTAGATGCCGTTCATCGCCGCCCAGCTGAGTCCCTTGCCGACATAGATGGGCGTCTTCAGGATCGTCTCCGGCACGTCCAGCAGGCGATCACCGAAATTCTTTTTCGGCGCAACTGGTCGAAGATTCAGCGTCGAGTCGGCCTCGGTTTGCGCAGCCAGCGTCACCTGCAGAAACAGAAGGAGAAGCACACAGCCGGCGGGTATGAGTTTTCGCAATTGGGGCAAACTCCGCTCCACGATTAACGTATCAAGACATTCCGATTCGAAGCGCTGGGAATATAGCCGGAGCAGCAACCCGCGTCAAGCAATAGGAAAATCCGGCGGAGTTTCCGGCTTGTCTGCGCGCCGGCGCACTACTATTATGAGTCCAGTTGTGACGGAAATGACGCCAATTCAGGTTCTCTATATCGAGGATGACATGCGCCAGCGGCAGGCGCTGGCAAAGGCTCTGCGACGGCGCGGTTTTAAGGTGGCGACGGCGCGCTCCGGCAAACACGGCCTGGCCCTGGCGGCGCGCAATCGCTACCACGTCATTCTGACCGATCTGGCGGTCCCCGGTCTCAAAGGCTTGGAGGTCCTCGAGCAGATTCGCAAGTGCCGTCCGACCGTGCCGGTCATCATTCTCACCGCTCACGGCGGGATTGAGACGGCGGCGGAAGCGATTCGTCGCGGCGCCTACCACTTTGTGCTCAAGCCCTTCGAAATCGAGGATATCGAACTCACCATCCTGCAAGCGGTGGAAAATAGCCGATTGCAGCAACGGCTGCACGAATATTCGGCTGCGCTCGAACTCAAAGTTGCCGAGCGCACCGAGCGGCTTCAATTTGCCTACCGGCAAATGGCGGCCCTGACCGAGGTCTCCAATCGCTTCACGCGACTGCTGGATGAAGAGACCCTCTGGCTGGAATCGTGTCGGGTCCTGACGGAGACTCTCGACTTCGACCGGGCCGGAATCATGCTCATCATCGACGGCAAGTTGCAGATCGAGTGCTCGGCATTCGCCCAGGACGACCCCGAGTTAGTCCAGGACTTCTTGCAGGCTGTGGCGGAAGAACGTTGGAAATTCCCGCCGGCGTTCTACGAGTGCCTGAATCAAAACCAGACCGTCTTCATCGCCGACCTGAACACCGATCCGCGCTGGATTCACGATCCCGAGCGCCCGACTCGGACGAAGGCGCTGATTCTCACGCCGCTGCGCGAAGCGGGGCGTCCGATCGGCGTGCTCCTGGGAAGCATGCAGCATCACGAACGCTCGATGGACGAACAGGACATCGCCCGTTTTGAGATCTTCGCCAACATCGTCAGCCTGACCATTGATCACATTCGCGCCTTTCAGTCCCTGGGGCGGCAGGTGCAGGAACGGACCGCCTCGCTGGAAGAGAAGACGCGCGAGTTGGAACGGGTCAATGCCGAACTGCGGGCGGCCAAGTCCGATCTGGAATTGAAGAACGTGCAAACACATCGGATGTTGGCCGAGTTGTCGCGCAGCCGGAATGAGCTGCAGGCCGTCTTCGACAGTTCGCTGAGTCTCCTGATCTTTGTCGACATCAACAACCGCATCGCCGCCTGCAATCCCCGGGTGACCGACTACTTCGGCCTCGATCCGAAAAAGGTTGCCGGACAGGGCATCGAGGATTTCATCGAGATCATCAGCAACAACTGCATCGATGCCGAGCGCGTCAGGCACATTCTTGGCGAGCTGATCGCCCAGCCGCGCGTGGTCGAGGAGATTCGGGCCGACATCCACCGCCTGAATGCCTTCGTGCTGGAAGTCCTCCGGCCGTCGGTACGAACGTTGGCGCCCTGGGCGGTGCCCGTAGTCGGCCGCCAGGGCGAGCGCCTTGGCGTGTTCTTTGGATTCTCGGACATCACGCAATTGAAGCGCGCCGACGAACAAGTGCATGCCATCATCAACGCCGCACCGATTCCGCTGATCATCTCCAGCTATCCCGACGGCGAGATCCTCTATGCCAACGAGCATCTGAGCGCGCTGGTCAACCTGACGCCGGAAGAGATGGTTGGCCGGCCGGCCCCCGAATTCTATCACGACCCGCGCGATCGGATCGAACTCATCAGGATGCTTGCGGAGCGCGGCAGAGCGCACCGGGAAGTGCGCATCAAGACCCCGACGGGCGATTCGAAGTGGATGATCTTCACACTGAACTTGACCACCATGGGCGATCGCAAGGTCATTATCGGCGGTTTATATGACATCAGTCAACGTAAGGCGATGGAAGAAGAAGTCCGCCGCGAGCGCAACTTCATTACGGCGGTGCTCAACACCGCCGGCGCCCTGGTGATCGTGCTTGATGCTGACGGCCGGATTGTTCAGTTCAACCGCGCCTGCGAGCAGATCAGCGGCTATCATGCCTCGGAAACCCTCGGCCGACATGTGTGGGATTTCCTCCTGCTGCCGGAAGACGTCGATCGTATCAAGCAAACCTTTGCCGATATCAAGGCGGAGCGGTTGATCGGCCGGGTGGAGAACTACTGGATCTCGCGCTCCGGCGACAAACGGTTGATTGCCTGGAACAACACGGAATTGCTGACCGAGGACGGTCGCGTCGAATTCGTGATCGGCACCGGCATCGATATCACCGAGCAACGGGCCGCCGAGGAATCGCTGCGCTTCAGCGAGGAGCGCTTCCGCGGTATCGTCGAGAACGCCAACGACCTCATCTATCTGCTGGATCAATCCGGACGCTTCACTTATATCTCGCCCAATTGGACGAATCAACTGGGACATCAGCCGGGTGAACTCCTCGGCCACCCCTTCATGGAAATGATCCACCCCGATGACCGGCCGCGTTGTGAGGACTGCTTCACCGAAATGATGCAATCGTTACAGCGGATGAGCGGCATCGAATACCGCGTCTTCCATCGCGATGGTTCGATCCGCTGGCAGAACTCCAGCATCTCCGCCCTCAAAAGCGAGACCGGTGACGTGCGCTACTATATCGGTATTGGTCACGATGTCACCGAACGCAAGCTCACACTTGATGAACTGGCGCAAGCCTATCGCAATCTGCGCCTGACCCAGGGACAATTGGTGCAATCCGAGAAGATGGCTTCGCTCGGCATGCTGGTTGCCGGAATTGCCCACGAAATCAACACGCCGATCGGCGCCGTCGCGAGTATGCATAATACCCTGGTGCGCGCCATCGAGAAACTCACGGCCTTCATCAATCAATTCTCGGCGCACGATCCGGATGAACTGGCCAAGATCAATGAAACCCTCAGGCTGATCCAGGATGCCAATCGCGTCATCGTCTCCGGCACCGATCGTGTGGTCAACATCGTCCGGCGGCTGCGCAGCTTCGCCCGTCTGGATGAGGCGGAACTCAAGAAAGTGAACATCCATGAGGGCCTCGAAGACACTCTGACGCTGATTCACCACGAAATCAAGCATAACATCACCTTGACCCGCCGCTTCGGCGACATCCCCGCGATCTCCTGTTTCCCGGGTCGCCTCAATCAGGTCTTTCTGAATATCTTGATTAATGCCAAGCAGGCGATCAAGGACAAGGGGGAGATTACGATCTCGACCTTCGTCCGCGATGGCAAGGTGTGCGTCGAGATTGCCGACACCGGCGTCGGTATCCCGGAGGAAAACCTCGCGCGCATCTTCGATCCCGGATTTACAACCAAGGGTGTCGGCGTCGGGACCGGGCTCGGACTCTCGATCTGTTATCAGATCATCCAGGATCACCGCGGCGATATTCAGGTCGCCAGCCAGGTCGGCAAGGGGACCCGCTTCACCATCACACTGCCGATGAATCTGGACGAGATTCTGGAAGGCGCCCCTTCATGAGTCGTGAGCGGTTGCGCGCGGGAGTCGGCCAATGCTCCGGTCGCTGACCCGCGTCTTCGATATACGTCCCGGCGAGCGCCGGCTGACAGCCTTGATGGCGCTCAGCTACTTCCTGCTCCTCTCAACTTTCTATTTCCTCAAATCGGCCCGCGATTCGCTGTTTCTCTTCAAGCTGACCCCGGAGCAACTTCCGTTGGTCTTTATCGTTTCGGCCTTGGCATCCATCCCGATCGCCGGGTTCTACATCAGAGCTTCGCGGCGGCTCTCTCTTCTCAATCTGATCGTCGGCACCTCCTTCGTGTTGATTGCCTGTCTGGTTCTCTTGCGCTATCTGCTCGCCGTCGGCTCAAGCTGGGTCTTTTACGCTTTCTATGCCTGGGTGGGAGTATACGGAATTCTGGTAACGGCGCTGTTTTGGCTCCTGGCCAATGCCGTTTTCGACGTCCAGCAAGCCAAGCGGCTGTTCACGTTTCTCGGAGCCGCGGGAATCCTGGGTGCGTTCTGCGCCGGTGAAGCGACGAGTCTGTTGATCAATCGGGTTCATCTGGCGACGGAGAACTTGATCATCCTCGCTGCCGCGATCCTGGTTCTCGCCACGCTGGTCATCGCGCAGTTGGCCAAGCTGCATCACGAGTCCACCCGAGAAAGAGAGAGCAGCGCAAGGCCCGAAGACGGTTCGACCCTGCCTACGATCGAAGTCTTGCAGACCGTGCGGAAGTCCCGGCTCCTGCAGACGATCGTCGCCTTGATCGCTGTCGCCGTCATGACTTCGACCATCATCGACTTTGTCTTTAAGGAGATCTGCTT
This Candidatus Zixiibacteriota bacterium DNA region includes the following protein-coding sequences:
- a CDS encoding PAS domain S-box protein, with protein sequence MSPVVTEMTPIQVLYIEDDMRQRQALAKALRRRGFKVATARSGKHGLALAARNRYHVILTDLAVPGLKGLEVLEQIRKCRPTVPVIILTAHGGIETAAEAIRRGAYHFVLKPFEIEDIELTILQAVENSRLQQRLHEYSAALELKVAERTERLQFAYRQMAALTEVSNRFTRLLDEETLWLESCRVLTETLDFDRAGIMLIIDGKLQIECSAFAQDDPELVQDFLQAVAEERWKFPPAFYECLNQNQTVFIADLNTDPRWIHDPERPTRTKALILTPLREAGRPIGVLLGSMQHHERSMDEQDIARFEIFANIVSLTIDHIRAFQSLGRQVQERTASLEEKTRELERVNAELRAAKSDLELKNVQTHRMLAELSRSRNELQAVFDSSLSLLIFVDINNRIAACNPRVTDYFGLDPKKVAGQGIEDFIEIISNNCIDAERVRHILGELIAQPRVVEEIRADIHRLNAFVLEVLRPSVRTLAPWAVPVVGRQGERLGVFFGFSDITQLKRADEQVHAIINAAPIPLIISSYPDGEILYANEHLSALVNLTPEEMVGRPAPEFYHDPRDRIELIRMLAERGRAHREVRIKTPTGDSKWMIFTLNLTTMGDRKVIIGGLYDISQRKAMEEEVRRERNFITAVLNTAGALVIVLDADGRIVQFNRACEQISGYHASETLGRHVWDFLLLPEDVDRIKQTFADIKAERLIGRVENYWISRSGDKRLIAWNNTELLTEDGRVEFVIGTGIDITEQRAAEESLRFSEERFRGIVENANDLIYLLDQSGRFTYISPNWTNQLGHQPGELLGHPFMEMIHPDDRPRCEDCFTEMMQSLQRMSGIEYRVFHRDGSIRWQNSSISALKSETGDVRYYIGIGHDVTERKLTLDELAQAYRNLRLTQGQLVQSEKMASLGMLVAGIAHEINTPIGAVASMHNTLVRAIEKLTAFINQFSAHDPDELAKINETLRLIQDANRVIVSGTDRVVNIVRRLRSFARLDEAELKKVNIHEGLEDTLTLIHHEIKHNITLTRRFGDIPAISCFPGRLNQVFLNILINAKQAIKDKGEITISTFVRDGKVCVEIADTGVGIPEENLARIFDPGFTTKGVGVGTGLGLSICYQIIQDHRGDIQVASQVGKGTRFTITLPMNLDEILEGAPS
- a CDS encoding BamA/TamA family outer membrane protein codes for the protein MRKLIPAGCVLLLLFLQVTLAAQTEADSTLNLRPVAPKKNFGDRLLDVPETILKTPIYVGKGLSWAAMNGIYRNPTVRRFANYVFSFQPSLGPAPVVSYSSNGGVRLGLSYTRTQVFSPHDRWRIVGTLSTHQYKRFETSYVAPQLFSKRSGLSLRAAYRWRPRENFYGLGYTSRDEDKVSFALEQTEFAAVNNWRVGPQWQIDFEAAFVASNISGGKNKTLVTDLNEIQDKFGMAAADFRRSRLIRGGVAIDHDWRDVKGQPSAGGRERLAIAYSHGVGHFDDIRFVAVSGEIAHYFNIYKKRILAIRLLAETVDADEDDGVLPFYLKSRLGGRDDLRGFLSSRFVDNDRMLATLEYRYPIWDMIDAFIFAEAGRVFSSVTEEFTLRNWSESLGTGLRVWRSEEVVLSAQVAYSDESWRLYFELGSDW
- a CDS encoding phosphatase PAP2 family protein, encoding MRFYSRPTLLLPSLALVAWILILLPGDGTATSLRKTYLTERKSVLIGVGAAVPLIVEQSLPPNDSAQPALINRPILLDNWAAHALGGRYFAGKSNFLDGDIGSAITPVAGALGLAAVNLTWPERRPGKDALQDLYLYNCGIWATAGVTGIAKHLIARPRPFQYYYPDSARRHEPDYSETRKSFFSGHASSSFFAMTYLNKRVRTAMRQRLSSSDYHNWRWLPPTVLFSWSSYVGVTRIRCYKHFLSDVAVGAVAGALLAELFYRLADQAEAVSDANGIEKPIFMITLPL
- a CDS encoding HAMP domain-containing histidine kinase, which encodes MARPAGLALALFIALVIVCIGQIIWWVYFQVMISKEQIEFHERQTAAAAQLASLILNRSYDRLAYEAESFVSVDNIGHLRAALDLLLADPAVRGYQLFGPTGALLITSGEVDSSFYLSVGANHRAAIFLDPTYPAQLTTELNADLQFTAAPRQGEYRNPWFEPSMFSVKAGVTAEVQERARRRVVMFAMEGSFFVLLTLLGAFMIYRTLRQSESLKHQQENFIHAVTHELKIPVASIKLYLESMASGKFDQEKIKGFVPRMLDDCERLEGLVDNVLEAGRLSQRGHRAKLVETNLSNDLVEYLEGLQALIDRHKMKLTLDLEKELIVKTDYHALRRVVTALVDNAIKYSPEVRRRLSISARRRGDQAELLFVDEGVGVEKHELKKVFERFYRTGMENTRSVKGTGIGLFLVKQIVTEHGGTVELYSEGRDRGCTFRIRLPLEKVA